The DNA window GCCGGCGGCATGGTCGTGCACACGAGTGCCGGGTTCGCCGCCTTGGCGTCGGTGTGGGTCGTGGGGGCTCGGAAGTTCGGTCCCGGCGAGCGGACGCTGCCGCACAACGTCGCGTTCGTGGCGCTCGGCACCGGGTTGCTGTGGTTCGGATGGTTCGGGTTCAACGCGGGGTCCGCGCTTGCCGCGAACGGCGTCGCGGCCCAGGCGTTCGTCAACACGGACGTCGCGGGTTCGATCGCGATGTGCACGTGGTTGGCGATCACATGGTGGAAGAACGGGAAGCCGAGCCTGGTGGGGGCCTTCACGGGCGCCGTCGCCGGTCTGGCCTGTGTCACCCCATGTGCGGGCTACGTACCGACGTGGGCGGCGTTCGTCATCGGCGTCGCGGCCGGATCGATCTGCTATCTGGCGGTGCTGTTCCGGGAACGGATGAAATGGGACGACGCTCTGGACGTGTGGGCCGCGCACGGGATCGGCGGGCTCATGGGGACGATCCTGCTCGGCGCCTTCGCCTACCTCACGGTCAATGCCGCAGGCGCGAACGGCCTGGTCGCGGGCGGTGTGGCCTTCTTCGGAAAGCAGGTCGCCGCCGCCCTCCTGGTGGCGGCGTACGCCTTCGTCGTGACCTGGCTCATCCTGAAGGCCCTGAACCGGGTCGAGCCGATACGGGTGCCGGACGAGGTCGAGCTTCGAGGTCTGGACTCCGAGATGGGTGAGGAGGAGGCCTACGTCCTGACCTGAGGAACGGGCGGTGCCCGAGAAGGCTCAGTCGGTGCGGTAGGGGCCGGCCAGGTAGTCGCGGACCATCCGGGTGGCGGTGAACTGCGATCCGACGGTTCGAAGCGACGCCTTCATGCGCTGGACCCAGCCTCTGGGGACGCCGTGCTCGTCGCGGTCGAAGAACAGCGGGATGACCTCCTTCTCGGCCAGGTCGTAGAAGGCGGCCGCGTCCCGCTCGTCCTCGAGCTCGGGGTCCGCAGGCTCGCTGCCGTCGATGCCCCAGCCGTTCGTGCCGTCGTAGGCCTCCATCCACCACCCGTCCAGGATGGAGAGGTTGAGGGCGCCGTTGAGCGCCGCCTTCATCCCGCTGGTGCCGCTGGCCTCGAGCGGCGGCCGGGGCAGGTTGATCCACACGTCGCACCCCGACACCAGGTGCGTGGCCACGGCCATGTCGTAGTCCTCGACGTAGGCCACGCGCGAGCCGACCTCGGCCGACCATTTCATCTCGAACAGAAGCTGGAGCTTTCCCTTGGCCTCGTCGTCCTGCGGGTGCGCCTTCCCCGCCAGGACCACCTGCACGGACTCGGGCCCCGACAGGAGCCGCACCACGCGCTCGGGTTCCCGGATCAGCAGGTCCAGCCGCTTGTACGCGGCCACCCGCCGGGCGAACCCGAGGGTCAGGGCGTCGGGGTCGAACGCCTCGATGGCGGCCTCGACGTAGCTGGACGGCTCCTCGCGGGCCAGCCGGTCCATCACCGCCCGCTCCCGCAGCCACCGC is part of the Actinomycetota bacterium genome and encodes:
- a CDS encoding ammonium transporter; translated protein: MHAINAGDTAFVLISAALVALMTPGLAFFYGGLVRRKNFLAIMMQSFISMGVVTTIWVFVGYSLAFSGDVGGIIGNLKWFALTHVGEAPGPWAPHIPAAAHFVFQEMFAIITPALITGAFADRVRFKSYLKFLVLWSLLVYIPLVHWIWGGGFLAKWGALDFAGGMVVHTSAGFAALASVWVVGARKFGPGERTLPHNVAFVALGTGLLWFGWFGFNAGSALAANGVAAQAFVNTDVAGSIAMCTWLAITWWKNGKPSLVGAFTGAVAGLACVTPCAGYVPTWAAFVIGVAAGSICYLAVLFRERMKWDDALDVWAAHGIGGLMGTILLGAFAYLTVNAAGANGLVAGGVAFFGKQVAAALLVAAYAFVVTWLILKALNRVEPIRVPDEVELRGLDSEMGEEEAYVLT